The proteins below are encoded in one region of Halalkalicoccus jeotgali B3:
- a CDS encoding sodium/calcium exchanger protein has translation MLQRFRHPLVAVVLTFVLTVPWVYTWFTHGGHVEPGAPYSAVLTVAVSGIAVLGSSFLLAWGAETAEKDVPRAFAIAVLAVLAVAPEYAVDALYAWQAGSLEGTQRGADAANLAVANMTGANRILIGLGWSAIALFTVYRAGSASDPAVEHREGRLRNAVSIDRDLSVEIAFLFAATAFAFVVPFSMASLTGGGSAGGIGLFDTAVLVGLYVLYILIIARGDVEEHEEQVGVPAYFQSFPKPARIGVVLSLFAYSGAMIYTAVHPFAMGLETIGIQNGIPEFFMIQWIAPLASESPELIVVAYLVNKARSTAGFNALISSKLNQWTLLIGTLAVVYSIAAGHLGALPFDQKQVAEIWITAAQSLFALAILSNFEISVREALVLLVLFVSQVAIEFAVIRIYPEGVAEALSLDLLYGYTAVYLLLGGYLLVTRRGELRNLFARAGATARSAVGSREVRPGGAD, from the coding sequence ATGCTACAGCGTTTTCGCCACCCGCTCGTCGCGGTCGTCCTGACGTTCGTCCTCACCGTTCCGTGGGTGTATACGTGGTTCACCCACGGCGGTCACGTCGAACCCGGTGCCCCCTACTCGGCGGTGCTTACCGTCGCGGTCTCCGGGATCGCAGTCCTCGGCTCGTCGTTCCTGCTGGCGTGGGGGGCCGAAACCGCGGAGAAGGACGTCCCTCGTGCCTTCGCCATCGCGGTGCTTGCGGTGCTTGCGGTCGCCCCCGAGTACGCCGTCGACGCGCTGTACGCCTGGCAGGCCGGCTCGCTAGAGGGCACCCAGCGGGGAGCCGACGCCGCGAACCTCGCGGTCGCGAACATGACCGGCGCGAACCGCATCCTCATCGGTCTCGGCTGGTCGGCCATCGCGCTCTTTACCGTCTACCGGGCGGGGTCCGCGAGCGATCCTGCCGTCGAGCACCGGGAGGGACGCCTACGAAACGCCGTCTCCATCGACCGGGATCTGAGCGTCGAGATCGCGTTCCTCTTTGCGGCGACCGCCTTCGCCTTCGTCGTCCCGTTCAGCATGGCGAGCCTGACCGGCGGCGGGTCCGCCGGCGGGATCGGCCTCTTCGATACGGCCGTCCTCGTGGGACTGTACGTGCTGTACATCCTCATCATCGCGCGCGGCGATGTCGAGGAACACGAAGAACAGGTCGGGGTTCCCGCGTACTTCCAGTCGTTCCCGAAGCCGGCCCGGATCGGGGTCGTCCTTTCGCTGTTTGCCTATTCGGGGGCGATGATTTACACCGCCGTCCACCCCTTCGCGATGGGTCTTGAGACCATCGGCATCCAGAACGGCATCCCGGAGTTCTTCATGATCCAGTGGATCGCGCCGCTCGCGAGTGAATCGCCCGAACTCATCGTCGTCGCCTACCTCGTCAACAAGGCCCGCTCGACGGCGGGGTTCAACGCGTTGATCTCCTCGAAGCTCAACCAGTGGACGCTCCTGATCGGGACGCTCGCGGTGGTTTACTCCATCGCTGCGGGCCACCTTGGAGCGCTTCCGTTCGACCAGAAGCAGGTCGCCGAGATCTGGATCACCGCCGCCCAGAGCCTCTTCGCGCTCGCGATCCTCTCGAACTTCGAGATCAGCGTGCGCGAGGCGCTCGTCCTCTTGGTCCTGTTCGTCTCGCAGGTCGCCATCGAGTTCGCCGTCATCCGGATCTATCCCGAGGGCGTCGCCGAGGCGCTAAGCCTCGATCTCCTGTACGGGTATACCGCCGTCTATCTCCTGCTCGGGGGCTACCTGCTTGTGACCCGCCGCGGGGAGCTCCGGAACCTCTTCGCCCGGGCGGGAGCAACCGCCCGATCCGCCGTCGGCTCGCGCGAAGTCCGTCCCGGCGGGGCTGACTGA
- a CDS encoding shikimate dehydrogenase has translation MDVYGLLGNPVGHSLSPPMHEAAYRELGMDARYVTFEPDPESLEAAISGASALGIKGLNVTIPFKQEVLTLVELDDLADRIGAVNTIDLTGTPTGYNTDAAGARRALERHDVDLDGARAVLIGAGGAARAIAFVLADEGATIQIANRTKERAEELATAVPQTTGHGLPDLPDLLENADVLINATSVGMETDTSPVPAESLHRHLTVMDVVYRPLETRLLRDAKQTGAETVDGGWMLLYQGVEALERWTGREAPVEAMNETLRGELTDEAGAFK, from the coding sequence ATGGACGTCTACGGACTCCTCGGCAACCCCGTCGGCCACTCGCTATCCCCGCCGATGCACGAGGCGGCCTACCGGGAACTCGGAATGGACGCCCGGTACGTCACCTTCGAGCCCGACCCGGAGTCGCTCGAGGCTGCGATCTCCGGGGCGAGCGCGCTCGGGATCAAGGGACTGAACGTGACGATCCCGTTCAAACAGGAGGTGCTCACGCTCGTGGAACTCGACGACCTGGCCGACCGGATCGGTGCGGTCAACACCATCGACCTTACGGGGACGCCGACGGGGTACAACACCGACGCCGCGGGTGCGCGCCGGGCGCTCGAGCGCCACGACGTCGATCTCGACGGCGCGCGTGCGGTGCTGATCGGGGCCGGCGGGGCCGCACGCGCGATCGCGTTCGTCCTCGCCGACGAAGGGGCGACGATTCAGATCGCAAACCGGACCAAAGAGCGCGCAGAGGAACTCGCAACGGCGGTCCCGCAGACGACCGGCCACGGCCTCCCGGACCTGCCGGACCTGCTCGAAAACGCCGATGTGCTCATCAACGCCACCAGCGTCGGGATGGAGACGGACACCTCGCCGGTGCCCGCGGAGTCGCTACACCGCCATCTGACGGTCATGGACGTCGTCTACCGGCCCCTCGAGACCCGGCTGCTCAGGGACGCAAAGCAGACCGGCGCCGAGACGGTCGACGGGGGGTGGATGTTGCTCTATCAGGGCGTCGAAGCACTCGAACGCTGGACGGGACGGGAGGCGCCGGTCGAGGCGATGAACGAAACCCTCCGAGGGGAACTGACCGACGAGGCGGGCGCTTTTAAGTAG
- a CDS encoding helix-hairpin-helix domain-containing protein, with product MALLNKLKSLLGLDDGQSGSDRQGTDDVGVTVERDSGASAGKPAEESPPSTPAPGSEDAEPEPADGSKSDPEPEAGTEPAAGTDVEAEIESPSPATGTDDVEEHSEGQEGPLIDSESEPMETVESEPVDETGTETEDADRDSHTGTDAAGPEAAEQEALREIKGIGPSYATKLSEAGVDSVADLAAADAGELSSATGLSEKRIQGWIDRAQAR from the coding sequence ATGGCACTGCTGAACAAGCTGAAATCGTTGCTCGGACTCGACGACGGGCAGTCGGGTAGCGATCGGCAGGGCACCGACGACGTCGGCGTCACGGTCGAACGCGACTCCGGCGCCAGCGCCGGCAAACCGGCCGAGGAGTCCCCGCCGTCGACGCCCGCTCCCGGATCCGAGGACGCCGAACCCGAACCGGCAGACGGGAGCAAGTCCGATCCCGAACCCGAGGCCGGGACGGAGCCGGCCGCTGGGACCGACGTCGAGGCCGAGATCGAGTCCCCGTCGCCGGCCACCGGGACGGACGACGTCGAGGAGCATTCGGAGGGCCAGGAGGGCCCGCTCATCGACTCGGAGTCCGAGCCCATGGAGACGGTCGAGTCCGAACCCGTCGACGAAACCGGGACCGAAACCGAGGACGCGGACCGAGACTCCCACACCGGAACCGACGCCGCGGGACCGGAGGCGGCCGAACAGGAGGCCCTCCGGGAGATCAAGGGGATCGGGCCCTCGTATGCGACGAAGCTCTCGGAGGCCGGCGTCGACTCGGTCGCGGACTTAGCTGCGGCCGACGCGGGCGAGCTCTCGTCGGCGACGGGCCTCTCCGAGAAGCGCATTCAGGGTTGGATCGACCGCGCACAGGCGCGCTGA
- a CDS encoding transcriptional regulator → MRESSATTRQRIAARLREGPATPSALASEFAITTESALSHVEHVSRSTEGTDGRLLVSPPTCRECGFSAFDDPLNVPSRCPDCKAESVEEPAFLIE, encoded by the coding sequence ATGCGCGAATCGAGCGCCACCACACGCCAGCGCATCGCCGCCCGCCTGCGCGAGGGGCCTGCGACCCCCAGCGCGCTCGCAAGCGAGTTCGCGATCACGACCGAAAGCGCACTCTCACACGTCGAGCACGTCTCTCGGAGCACCGAGGGCACGGACGGACGCCTGCTGGTCTCCCCGCCGACGTGTCGCGAGTGTGGGTTCTCGGCGTTCGACGACCCGCTGAACGTCCCTTCTCGGTGTCCCGACTGCAAGGCAGAAAGCGTCGAGGAACCCGCGTTCCTCATCGAGTAG